From the genome of Desulfurobacteriaceae bacterium:
GTTTTAAGCTTTTCAACCTCGACGAAAACAATAACAATACTTATTTGGAGCATACTGCCAGAACAGATATAGGAAACATGACAAGATATAGTGACAGATACATCAGATATGGAGCTGGGGCTGAGGACTTCCTAAGCTGGGACCTTGGAATGGATCCAAATGCTCAACACCTTGGAAAAGTTAACGGTATAAAAGTTTCAAAAGGACAAATAAGCAACTATTACTTTAATGGAAAGAACGTTGGAGAAATTGCTGAGCAAATGGGAATAGATCTTAACACTAATGACGGTATAGCTACAGCTATAAGAGANNNNNNNNNNAGAAGCTCTGGGTGAAAACGTTAAAGTAGATGTATTAACAGATGGTAATGTACTTATCCAAACTCCTGGTGATTTTGTGTACACAACAGGAGGAAGTGGAGCGGCTCATACAGTGAGAAGCGTAGTGTTTGACACTTATGAAATGGAATTTAGTGCTGAAGGTGCAACTACAACTACTGATGATAATGCAGTAGATACTAAAACAGAAGGAGACTCTATCAATTTAGTCGGAAATAGTAATTATGCCACAGGTGTGATGGGCAATCGTAGGAATGCTGTTTACTACGTTAATGCAAGCTCTGGTGAAGATGGAAAAGGTGGAAAATTTGTGGCTAAAAACGGCCTATTTGATGTTAATGTAATGTCTAATGAAGCTGCAGCTCTAGCAAGAGTCCAAATTGAAGCTGCTATTGTTCAGGTTAACGAACTAAGAAGCGTTCTTGCTGCAATGCAACACCAAGCTGAATCTCTCATCAATCAAAGAATGGAAGAATCTGTAGCTGCTGAAGCCCAAGTTTCTCATATCGTTGACACAGATTACGCTAAGGAACTTGCACAATTCACAAAGCAGCAGATTGCCCAGCAGGCAGGCGTCAACATGCTGGCACAGAAGCGTCAGATGGCACAGCTCATCACCCAGCTTCTCAGGTAATTCTGCTATGTTCTTTGTCAATCAGAGGGGGGCTTTTGCCCCCTTAATTTTTTTCTGTGAATAACGATTTTTAAGCTACACGAAAAACTTGATTAAATAAAGGAGGGCTCAGTGATTACTCCTCCGGAAGGGTTGACTTTCTTCTCCAATATAGATTTTCAAAAAATTTTGGACAAGCAAAAAGAGGTTCTCTCTAAGGTTAAGCTAAAGTCCATAGAAGATAAAGCTAATGAGATTCAAAAGAAAAATAAGGCTATTCTTGAAATACAACAGGTTCTTTTAGACTTCCAAACAAGTATTAGGTCCTTCTTTGAAGAGGTAGACTTTTACAAGGCCGAAGTTTCTAACGAAGAAGCCTTAAACGTAAGAGTCAGGAACAATGCTCAAAAAGGAACTTATTACTTAGAAGTGAAAGAAACAGCTCATACTCAGCAAATCTTATCAAATGATAAAGTAAAACTTACAGATGTTGTGGTTTCGGCCGGAAAAACATTTAAAGTAACGTTAGCTTTGGATGCTAAGGAAGGAAGCTACTCAAATACCAAAACTATATCAATTACAGCCTCAAATGACATGACGCTTGATGAACTAATAGAAGCTATAAACCAGAAAGCTTTAGATGAAGGAATTCCTGTAATTGCATCTAAAGTTAAAGTAGAGGAAGATAAGTACAGCCTTATGTTGGCCACCACAAAAACCGGAGCTAAGTACAAGTTTGTGAAGATTGAAAATACCGATTCTGCAGGACATTTTGGCGGTTTTGAAGATAGTAATGTTGATGGTGTGGATAATAATAGTAAGTATACAACCGTTCAGAACTCTACAGATGCAGTTATAAAACTGGGAAGTGTGGAAATTAAAAACTCTTCCAATGAATTCAAGGAAATTTTTCCCGGAGTTGATATAACTGTAAAGGAAAAAACAACCTCTTCCGTCAAGATTACGATAGACGACAATAAGGAAGGAGTAAGAGAAAAAATTAAAAAACTGGTTGAAACTTACAATAAAGTTATAGACTCTTTGAACAAATACGATTACTACGACGAGGTCACAGGAAATACCGGCCCTTTGTTCGGGGAATCAGTCATTTCCATGATAAGGGCTAACCTCCTTGACATAATTGGAAGTAATGCCGTAGTTGAAGAAAATTCCGATTTAGAAGGATTCAGAAATATTTTTCAGGTAGGAGTATATCTCGGTACTGACGGGAAACTACACATCAGAGATTACGAACTTGACTATATTCTTTCGACGGAATTTGACAAAGTAAAAACATTGTTTAGGACCAACGATAGGTGGATTTCTGCAAAAGGAGTTGACGAGTCCGACTTAGGAACGGAATCTGTTCTTGATGCCGGCGGTAAGTTTTCGGTTATGATAGGTGCACTTAAGCTTACTATAGTGGCTTCAAAAGATTATACTCTTCCAGAACTTGTCAGAGCAATAAATGAAGAGGCCGAGAAAAAGGCTATTCCTATAAAAGCCTCTGTAGTAAGAGTGGAAGAGGGAGGAGATTATGTGTATAAACTCCTTTTGGAGGGCACGAAAAGTGGAGAAGATTACAGGATAAAATGGGTAGAGAGTGATTCGGCCGTTCTCTACGATATTCTTGATGGCGATGCTACAGGTAGTTACGACGAAGACGACGGAAGCCTTAAGATGGTTCCCGGTTACAAAGATTTGGATTCCGCAGTAGAGGTTATGGTAAAGAGGATAGACTCCCTTTTAAATGGCCGTAACGGCATAATTAACCTTATTCAAGATAGATACCAAGCTCAGCTTGATATTTTGAAAACCCAATATGAACGTGCTCAAAAGGAGA
Proteins encoded in this window:
- a CDS encoding flagellin translates to EALGENVKVDVLTDGNVLIQTPGDFVYTTGGSGAAHTVRSVVFDTYEMEFSAEGATTTTDDNAVDTKTEGDSINLVGNSNYATGVMGNRRNAVYYVNASSGEDGKGGKFVAKNGLFDVNVMSNEAAALARVQIEAAIVQVNELRSVLAAMQHQAESLINQRMEESVAAEAQVSHIVDTDYAKELAQFTKQQIAQQAGVNMLAQKRQMAQLITQLLR
- the fliD gene encoding flagellar filament capping protein FliD is translated as MITPPEGLTFFSNIDFQKILDKQKEVLSKVKLKSIEDKANEIQKKNKAILEIQQVLLDFQTSIRSFFEEVDFYKAEVSNEEALNVRVRNNAQKGTYYLEVKETAHTQQILSNDKVKLTDVVVSAGKTFKVTLALDAKEGSYSNTKTISITASNDMTLDELIEAINQKALDEGIPVIASKVKVEEDKYSLMLATTKTGAKYKFVKIENTDSAGHFGGFEDSNVDGVDNNSKYTTVQNSTDAVIKLGSVEIKNSSNEFKEIFPGVDITVKEKTTSSVKITIDDNKEGVREKIKKLVETYNKVIDSLNKYDYYDEVTGNTGPLFGESVISMIRANLLDIIGSNAVVEENSDLEGFRNIFQVGVYLGTDGKLHIRDYELDYILSTEFDKVKTLFRTNDRWISAKGVDESDLGTESVLDAGGKFSVMIGALKLTIVASKDYTLPELVRAINEEAEKKAIPIKASVVRVEEGGDYVYKLLLEGTKSGEDYRIKWVESDSAVLYDILDGDATGSYDEDDGSLKMVPGYKDLDSAVEVMVKRIDSLLNGRNGIINLIQDRYQAQLDILKTQYERAQKEIDREIERMKEEFLRLEKIKAEMLSIQNTLKSYFKVGEKND